A region from the Leopardus geoffroyi isolate Oge1 chromosome E3, O.geoffroyi_Oge1_pat1.0, whole genome shotgun sequence genome encodes:
- the SNN gene encoding stannin, which translates to MSIMDHSPTTGVVTVIVILIAIAALGALILGCWCYLRLQRISQSEDEESIVGDGETKEPFLLVQYSAKGPCVERKAKLTPSGPEVHG; encoded by the coding sequence ATGTCTATTATGGACCACAGCCCCACCACGGGCGTGGTCACGGTCATCGTCATCCTCATCGCCATCGCGGCCCTGGGGGCCTTGATCCTGGGCTGCTGGTGCTACCTGCGGCTGCAGCGCATCAGCCAGTCGGAAGACGAGGAGAGCATCGTGGGGGATGGCGAGACCAAGGAGCCCTTCCTGCTGGTGCAGTACTCCGCCAAGGGACCGTGCGTGGAGAGGAAGGCCAAGCTGACCCCCAGCGGCCCAGAAGTCCACGGCTGA